gaaaattaaaaagtaaaactATTTACTAAACTCATAACAAGCAGATAACTATGGAGACTCAAAAATGAAATGTGTTAAGTGAAAATCGTCTATTCTGATCTTTAAACGTTTACAAATTAATGTGTTTCAAACGAacataaaatacataaaaaaactAGTCATATCTTTCAATTGCTACCATCACTTAACTGGTAATTAATTGGTAATCAATCTATATACGTCTTTGTTAATAATATTGACAAACTTAAGCTCACAAACCAAACAGAATTTACGACTGATCATGATGTAATACTTAATCGGATCGCCCgattttgttaataatattgACAAACTTAAGCTCACAAACCAAACAGAATTTACGACTGATCATGATGTAATACTTAATCGGATCGCCCGATTTCTGTCTAGGCAACGAACAATTCTACGAACAATTCAACTtacttccttccttccttcctgtgAAGTGCAGCCTCGCATATGTGAGGATAAATGCACTGCGTGTTTGCGCATGCGTCCAAGAAAAATAAGCAGGACGTGCTGTCGAGTGCGGAAATTTTTAGTGTAAACGagtgcaagtaaaaactgttGGATATGGAGAGCTACTTAGATGGATGACactattggacactattggtaattgtcaaaggctagccttcacagttaaattatctcaaaatatgcaaaaaatagcaaacctgtgaaactttgagctcgatcggtcatcgaacttgcgagataataatgaaagaaaaaacactcttgtcacacgaagttgtgtgctttcagatgcttgatttcgagccctcaaattctaaacttgaggtctcgaaatcaaattcgtggaaaattaacgAAAACAACTTTAACTTTAACTTTTAATGgccaggaaccatgacaaaaaattaaaacttttcttataaaacacataagaattggtcacgatactgtcgggatcccgacaaaaactaattttgagcactttatttcactgctactaataattggcggactttttcgcgcaatggctcaaatgaaagcttgcaactttctcgacccccatcaattGAAAATaccttttgaattttaaatcaaaaattgttgggtcaaatcggccaaaaatctgacatagcatctttaattatttgttttgagtaattaccaaacatgaacATTCCCCTTAACAAGGAACAGGATTAATAGCTTTCCTGATACCTTGTACGTATTCCGTGTACTCGGCCATAACCTGTGTTCGCATTTCGACGAACCCAAAATCCGAAGATGGAAAAAATTCATCAATCGTTTGGTCATCGCTTATGAAATCAAAATATGGCCAGTAAGTAGTGTCGCTCGCCGCATAAGTATAGCACTGAATAGTTGCGCAATATTCCGTCCCGTTATTCTTCAGCTTATGAGTCTGGTACCAGTTGCGGTCAATCCAGACTACGTCATTTTTAGTGATAGGTAGTGTACTAATGGGTTCGGGGACCTCCCTACCCGTCTGCTTGTTATAGATGGAAACATCCAGGGAACCATACAGCACTTTGATCACGGCATTTGCGTTACCATGGTTATGAACGGGGCTGAAGTGACCGGCAGGCCAAATCTCCAAAACGTACGGGATTCCCGGAGATTTCCCGAGACTACTACCGAGCGTCACGCGCAGATAGGTGCCGTCTTTGTCGTTCGAAAGCTCGCCTACCTTTTCGGCCAGTTTGTCGCGCAGGATGCCGTTGTAAATACTATAGCGGATTGCGTCTGAGAGTAAGACTTTCTCCCCTTCTACATTCTCGCTATAATCTAGCTCACACCCCTTGATATTTGAGTACAATTCTTTACATGCAGATGGTAGACTCGCTGAGAACACGAACTCCCCCCTGTCTAGATCGAATAGAGTGACCTTTGAACTGTCCATTACTTTGGGCGGGATGTTGCAGATGAGAGGGTTTTTGTCAAACTCAACTAGTGGCTCCGTCACCTGAATTCCGCTAcctgaaattaaatgaaaacaagaTGAAATGGAAACAATAATTAATCGATTGAAGTTTTGttcttgattgttttaattgttaatttcttttgttAGTCGCTTTGTATTTCGGAGAAGCGCAATAATATAAATCCCTGTTGTTATTTATATGTATTTAGTCTGGTTACTTACTGTAAATAGCTATGTTGCTTTTCTCATCGTACTGACGCACAAACCTCTGTCCTTCTGCATTGAAGTACGGGTACATGTCTTTGCGAACCTCTTCCGGATTATCCTGACCTTCTAAGAAGTCGACTACCATCATAGTGGTCTCTTCCATGCGGTAGCCCTTGCCGTACTTGAGGACGAGGTTGTCCCGGTCATAGCTGTACCAGTAGGTCTGCTTTCCATTCTCTACCCCGTACTCCGCTCCCTCGACCCTTTTTAGCTCTGTTGGGGCAACACCATTTTGTCCCTGCCGAAGGAAGGCAGCGTAGCCGATACCCACGTGGAGTGCCATCCAGTAGACGCCATCTTGACTTTCGATGCTGACGTAGAACGGAAGACCTTtcctgtcagtgttgaagaccAGAACTCCTTGACCATTAACCGGGAATGGTCTCTCCCAGCAGGCCGGTATTTCACGCTGATCAACGACTGATAAGAAGAAACACAATAATTTTAACACCCGGTTCAgtaggcgctccagagtcgcgccgaaccatatagattaggagcgactctgggtcgacccaattaaattttggtttcatacTGGCGAACTTCACAATACatttacattttaaaggaaacgttgccttggatcggacgagttggtctataaaaaagcgtttgaaaccgtttgttatgaaatgtctatggttggaaagatgttttcaaagtagaatataatgatccacacaagtatcactcaaaattgcacgattttcattttacgtcgcaaatcaacacggtcggccatttatgggagtcaactttttgactcccataaatggccgaccgtgttagtcgacgaggttaaacgtaaaccatgcaattttgaggcatatttgtgtagatcattgtattctacttttacaacagttttctaaccatatcagttttataacaaacggttacaaacgcttttcaaagaccaactcgaccgatccaaggcaacgtgttcctttaaggttcggctcatgacaagaccGAAGTCTGAAACCATGGTTCTCAGAGAGTCGTTCCGACCGACTGCAACAGTCAAACTTTCGATATGCGtacagtcgctcctaactgtttcagacgtcgaacttttcatgtatttaattcagaatttggttcggcgcagactctggagcgcctgtctgaaacgggtgttagaAGTAAGACAAGTAAGACTTATTATactcttaggccgtgtccgatcTAGCGGCAACAGCTACGGCTTCGGACACTGAAGTACAGGACGTCCTCACAACCTGAAAGGGACAAACTAGTCTTGTTGCAAGACGTCCCTGTTTTGTATTTCCACAATTTTCCGCTTATGGAGGGCGCTATCACTCCACCAACCGCTATCACTCACGAACTGATAGCGGTTGGTGgagtaatagcgccctctattatTATGCGGAAATTATTTGTGGAAATACAAagacgtcttgcaccaagactataggGACACGTAGTCTGGCTTCgttgacaataattattgtgtTGGGCAGTAGATACAATTGTTGTCCCAttcacatgaggtacattttttttaatttagcaaCCATGCTACAGTTTAACAATGGAGCCTTTCTAAATTGCTCCCGCGTGAAAGGGGTTTTTCAATCAAAGATCTTAGTCTAGACAGTATTATGTACTTCTATATATAACCAAGTGTGCTGGTGGATTCATTGTTTGTAAACTTGTcactaacaataataatattggttcCAGTTTGATGCATTCAATTCGTcaactttattttgaaaaggctGTGCACCCACAGGTGTGACTGTGGCGACAACGTACTTTAATTTATCCTTTTGAACTAAACACAGGAATTATGATCTCCTGTTCGATCCAAGATAAACAAGGTTTTACTCGGAAATTACCCATTTATTTTGAATAGCCTGTGCACAGGAGTGACTGTGGCGACGGCGTATACAGCATACTTTTATccttttaaaacttaaaacagGATTTATGATCTCCTGTTCGATCCACGATAAACAAGGTTTTACTCGGAATTACcaatttattagtttttttttttttttgtttttttttggggggggggggctaatcatccttactcgcagatGAGCTGAATTGCGAAAGACGCGGCTAGAACGTGTTCGAGAAcctggcatgcaagggcgcctttagctgccagccacatcaacccattatgaccacggagcacagccaagatcgaaagtgtttgatttttcccgaggtaggaaaaccggatggtctggaaaaccctcatggcacagcagagaaccaatgcacaactcaactcacataaaagtattatggccctggccgggaatctcACCGGGGttaccttggtgagaggcgagcttCACATATAATTACATTGTAACGGGTGTTATAAGTTAGAAAAGTAAGACCTATTACACATAGGCCGTGTCCTAAATAGCGGCTACAGCTGcggctagatttccgcatcGTCGTGCGTTGAAGTATATAGGACGTCCTCAAAATATGAAAAGGACACACTGGCTTCATTGACAAcagtttgcaagagaacttgggcAGGAGAAACAATAATAGTTGTCCATTCACATaaggtacatttttttttagcaacCATGCTACAGTTTAGCAAGGGacaattgctctcgtgtgacaGGGGCTTTTCAATCAATAGTCTAGACAGTATTATGTACATAACCATGGTGTGCTCACTGTTTGTATTGTCACTATTAAACAATAATGGTTCCAGTCTGATGCCTTCAATTCGTCAACTTTATTTTGAATAGGTTGTGCACAGGTGTCTGTGTAGACTTGTAGTCTTTGATCGTGGCTCTTAGTCGTCCTGACagccgctacaaacagcgccctcttttaatCAACCTCCAACATTCGAGTTAGGGTGCGTGATAGCAATTAATAATGTGGGGCGTTTTATTTTGCGTGGCTGAAATGCATAAGAATAAACGCGATCTTAGACTTGAAATAAAGTCTAGTGTCTGTGACGACAACGTACTTTTATCCCTTTGAACTGAAAACAAGATTTATGGTCTCATGTTCTATCCAAGATTAACAAGGTTTACTCTGCGAAATTACCAAGCTATTGGGTTTGAAAAAAGGGCCGTAAGCAAGTTTGTTGATAATAGGGAAAGGAAGAAGTATGGATACTCTCGTCCAACTATAAAAATTGTATATTTTCTGCAGGTTTGCCTTTCACGGTTTGTGTGGTTATTACGATGGTTCCAATTTAAAGGAATACTgtgtgccttggatcggtcgagttggtctttgaaaagagtttgtaaccgtttttagtaaaatgcatatgggtagaaagatgttgtaaaagtagaatacaatgatacacacaaacacgcctcgaaattgcacggttttccttttacctcgtcgactcaaattttggactcccataaattaatggccgaccgtgttagttcgctaagtaaaaggaaaaccacgcaatttcgaggccaatttgtgtggatcattgtattctacttttaaaacatctttccaaccatatgcattttataaaaaacggttacaaacgctttttataatgtaccaactcgtccgatccaaggcaacgtgttcctttaaactcatTCATGAAATATTGGGGATACTCTTTTTGGGTTAAAATCCTTTAAGGACTGAAATgtattgatgagaaataaataaaacccatttcccgtttggagtttatcactcagtggGCGCGCGTTTTATTCATGTTTTCTTTTGAATccgtcatgcaaaatgtgtaatcggttttaactattatttttctcgtgacccagatggccgatcgatctcaaacttctctAATAATgtgtgtcagtttatgtatatggtggattacatagagtgcttacactgccagtaaaaagtgttttgttaacaaaataaaaactaggCAAGAAACTCACCAGCAGTAGAAGCGACAAGCCTCGGCTTTTTCCCTGGAGACGCTCTCTGACTCATGTTATTCGTTCGCTTTGAAGATTGCATGTTGTATAAGAAGAGTCTTGCCCGGTGGATGAAATTATCGGCAGCGATGGCTTAAAAGACTGATGCAGATTTATAGCCTTCGCCTGGGTTATGGTGACTGCTTGCGGCCCCTTGTTGACGTCAAGTGTTTTCATCCAGCTCTGTGTCGTGGTTTAAatactcggggggggggggggggggtcatagGGGTGAGGGGTTTCAATAACCGGGTATTGTATAGTTTAAGCAGAGAATGGggacaggataccagttactTATTGTACATGGTGTTTTTAGACTGGTAACTCTGTTCTGGAAAGTGTAGTATTGTTGTGCTTAAGGACTCCAGACTGGGCCAATGCCAAGCTGTGCAGGGGGTAAAAGTCCAGACGTGTTCGTGACTTCATACATTATTTAACGCCGACTGAATTTTCTGTAGGTATGTAGACAATCTTAGTCGATAGTGTAACTCCTAATCCACACATTGTAATAATGAAGGTATTGGGTTTGAAATAGGACATAATCTGGAGTAGGGTTACCCCATTCACAGTCATTGGGCCTATACTCTCTAAACGTTAACtattgaaaaatcactcaaaaaaatgcaaacttcaatcaaaGGAAGTCACTcgaaaaaagagttgtccttcatattaTGGCCCTTCAAAGAATGCCTTTTCACTcctttacattaaaggcagtggacactattggtaattactcaaaataattatcgtcataaaaccttacttagtgacgagtaatgggggagaggttcatgttaaataacattgtgagaaacggctccctctgaagtgccatagttttcgagaaagaagtaattttccacgaatttgatttcgagacctcaggtttagaacttgagatctcgaagtcaaccatctaaatgcacacaacttcgtgtgaaaagggtgttttttctttcattattatctcgcaagttcgatgaccgattgagctcaatatttcacaggtttgttattttatgcatatagttgagatgcaccaactgtgaaggctagtctttgaaaaactATAATTCTTTTTCAAATGGacattacctcagagggagccgtttctcaacagAGTGTTTCATCAACAgatccccattactcggtaccaagttagtttttatgctaacacttattttggcaaattaccaatagtgttcactgcctttaattattttccCTTAATACTGTAAACAGCTGTGAAACTTCGTAAACTGTTCGTATAGTTTGAAATGTTTCACTGTTCGCTTTGGGATTTTATTTACAGGGGTGCACTCCTGAAGGGCATCCGTACAATGGACTAACGTTATGAGAGGACATTCACCCCTACAACCAAGGCCAaacatcatagagctgcttaaacacaacaacaaaaatagctaagcacaacacaagtTATgtttactagaataaggttgtatatttggtttgcggtaacaccatgtgtgtatctacttgccaggtagagtttgttcttatagagaactgtcttgctttattcaactgccgcggagtagataatcggaggttcgggagacttcttagttctgaaaagaactgtcctgctttttaccagggcggatggtatatagaaaatagactggactactactttagcttataggatcgtaattaactgtactgccgcggagacACTTCTGAATTTGTCTCAACGTCATCGTCAGGAtgtgtctcctgacgatgactagagcaagctactGGAAACGTAGAatgaagcaagacagttctctgagaacaaactctacctggcaagtacacacatggtgttaccgcaaaccaaatatacattgatacctcaccatgcgaTGCCTCAAATAGAATAAGCTGAGCAGCTTATATTATAGCATGTTGTACACTCTAAATTAcaaggatttaaatttaaatccacaggattaaattttaaatctttcAAGGATTGTCGTTAGGGACCAATCACCGtggatttaaaattaatctttcaaaagattaaaacaattagtCTTTGGAGGATTAATTTAATCAATCCCAgtggatttattttttcaaatctttACAGATTTAACCTTCACCCGTTGAATGATTTAAACCTAGATGCTAGCAATCTTTTCGGATTCATTTCTAATTTACCTTGGgattaaaacattaaacacGATTTCTGAACcagcaggaaaaacaaaacaaagtaaaaacaacagttttaaaatatttgccttcaaatttttattttcaaatatacaAGTTAAATAATACACATAGTTTCGACAATAAACCTCGACATACATTTGACCTATGTTGTCCATAAACATGAAAAGTTCTATTTTGTAGCTACATGTTTATCACTCAAGGGTTAAATCTGCAGTTTCATTCAAATATTCTAAGAAGATTCGAGTGGTTGTTAACCAGTTGTTTACAGCCTCTAGGCACATTTGAgagatttaattttaaaacaaaacaatttttttgtttcctaGATGGACAGTCTAGTTACGACACTAGCTTTATTTcaaataacttgttttaaaaataagatATTgccacaaacaatttgttaaatgtttttgaatTAACTGATGCACTACCTTTCTCCTACAAATTGTTTAGTTTAAGCAAAACTGTGTGCTGTATCCAAGGGAATGCCACTTCAAATTAGATTTGTGAATTATGTTTGATATCAGTTGGATAACCGGATTTCATTGCAGCAAGGATCTCCAAAGTTGTTGGTTTTTCAGACTGACCCACACTCAAAAACGGATTTTAAGAACTTATCAAAAGTTTCAACTActgacgacccccccccccccccccccccacacactaACTGGAATGCAATCCAGACAAAAGACAAACTGCTTCAGCTTTCTctcagggaagttgttcaggttgctgtATCTCTTTAGATGTCAAGTTTGTAATTGCTTCATCGATGTGTGTGCTACTCCCCTcctgtatttgaaaaaaaacatgctcgTGATAATGAAATGTTCTCATTTGAAATGCAGAGTTTTTTCTTGACCGGTTTGGAAAAAGGGGTGGGCTGTTTAAGTCCAAAGAAACGTCTTTGAAGAATTCTGTCCCTGGTCGACATAACCATGATCCAaaaacatgtatgtataatacaacaaacacaaaagtGACCCTTGGCCTGTATGTGAATGTGACCTTGATATAGGTAAATCTGCATGTTTATGTGACAAGATTCAATACTTTCAAATTACTCAGCTAATATAGGGGCCCCTCAAACGTGGATATGTGAttgttttttcaaataatattgttataaACTCACTCCTTGTTTATAGCAAAAGCAATTGTGTCAAAgaaatcaagttctaaataaatGTGAGTTCTTTCTGATAGAGCTGATTTAAATAACATTGTGGCTTAAAGTGGAATTAGTAGGCCcaggtttcacaaagagccaagTTTGATTTTAgctgcaaatcaatcgcagttgctaagtaaagtgttatgtcacaatacaaattagcatggtaataatgacaatttgtcttgcaatgaaTGTTATTGCTTAGTGAAAAGGACCACTGTTACATTTTAGTAACATAATTTTAAACAACCTCCATCTATAGGGGAAATAGTACTTACCAGCTTGTTCTGAATAATGTTCTGAACCTCAACAGCTACAATTGAAACCTCTTGACTTCTACACTGGATGAAGGAAACTGTAAACAGCAAACACTAAGGAACAAAGGTCACCTG
This region of Asterias amurensis chromosome 22, ASM3211899v1 genomic DNA includes:
- the LOC139953910 gene encoding uncharacterized protein; this translates as MQSSKRTNNMSQRASPGKKPRLVASTAVVDQREIPACWERPFPVNGQGVLVFNTDRKGLPFYVSIESQDGVYWMALHVGIGYAAFLRQGQNGVAPTELKRVEGAEYGVENGKQTYWYSYDRDNLVLKYGKGYRMEETTMMVVDFLEGQDNPEEVRKDMYPYFNAEGQRFVRQYDEKSNIAIYSSGIQVTEPLVEFDKNPLICNIPPKVMDSSKVTLFDLDRGEFVFSASLPSACKELYSNIKGCELDYSENVEGEKVLLSDAIRYSIYNGILRDKLAEKVGELSNDKDGTYLRVTLGSSLGKSPGIPYVLEIWPAGHFSPVHNHGNANAVIKVLYGSLDVSIYNKQTGREVPEPISTLPITKNDVVWIDRNWYQTHKLKNNGTEYCATIQCYTYAASDTTYWPYFDFISDDQTIDEFFPSSDFGFVEMRTQVMAEYTEYVQGIRKAINPVPC